DNA sequence from the Ctenopharyngodon idella isolate HZGC_01 chromosome 14, HZGC01, whole genome shotgun sequence genome:
ccatcactgactgtggaaactttacactggacctcaagcaacgtggattgtgtgcctctcctctcttcctccagactctgggaccctgatttccaaaggaaatgcaaaattttcttTCATCAGaaaacataactttggaccactcagcagcagtccagtcctttttgtctttagcccaaacgagacgcttctgacgctgtctgttgttcaagagtggcttgacacgacagctgaaacccacgtcttgcatacgtctgtgcgtagtggttcttgaagcactgactccagctgcagtccactctttgtgaatctcccccacatttttgaatgggttttgtttcacaatcctctccagggtgcggttatccctattgcttgtacacttttttctaccacatcttttccttcccttcacctctctattaatgtgcttggacacagagctctgtgaacagccagcctcttttgcaatgaccttttgtgtcttgccctccttgtgcaaggtgtcaatggtcgtcttttggacaactgtcaagtcagcagtcttccccatgattgtgtagcctacagaactagactgagagaccatttaaaggcctttgcaggtgttttgagttaattagctgattagagtgtggcaccaggtgtcttcaatattgaaccttttcacaatattctaattttctgagatactgaatttgggatttttcttagttgtcagttataatcatcaaacttaaaagaaataaacatttgaaatatatcagtctgtgtgtaatgaattaatataatatacaagtttcactttttgaatggaattagtgaaataaatcaactttttgatgatattctaattatatgaccagcacctgtaattaagatatttgtactggaaaacaagacaaaaacactgaagaAGAAAATACTGCTATTTTATCGTTTTCATTCCACTTTCACAGATGatctaaatattatttatatctaTCAATACATTATCaaatattttcatgtaaatGTTGTCTTATAAGTTTTAGATTTGAGATTGTGGACATGAGGTCCATTACACAGTCTTTCCATATagagttttaaaataatctagAAAATGCTGCTAGTTATGATTCTTACTTGAGTAGTTTTtggtaaaatgacaaaaaatgtaaCAGAGCAGAAAACAAATGAGTGTTGAATGATGTAATGCAACAGCTGTTAACGGTTTGTGACATGAGAATTGTTCTGTATTATCaataaaattcatatttttgtgggcAATGATGTTTGAAATATTTGTGGAATTACTTTTAGCTACATTGCAAATGCAAAACAAATTCAGTGTattgaaaaacaatgaaaacatatGACATATTTAAAGCATTCCTAAGTTTAGTTGGGTTGCTGTCTGTGTCGGCGGTGAGGCAGATTGTTTTTCCACTGCTGGAGGATTGAACGCGCAGCAGGGGTTTTAATCATTTCGACACACAGAAACATCCCCATGAGATTGATTATTATGCAATCTACTCAGATAAATAACTCTAAAATGAGCCGCAGTCCGACCTCTGATACTTTCAAAGATATTTTCAACCTCTCAGGCTGGATACGCAGGCCGTTCTACCAGTAAATGACGCCCGAAACAGGCCATGACGCAAGATAAAAGCAGAGGAAAGATTCTGGCGGAAGGATAAAACGATCCTTTGAGTTTCCATTTCAGAGCCGAGAGCTGCCCGGAGCACAACCcaactgtttattttactggGAAATGGTCTGGAGGGTTGAAGGGAGACGTTTAACGAGGTCAGACACAGAGTTCATTATCAATCACAGACTCGGATCAGAATTCTACAATTAGAGTTGATTCTGGATTTAGAAATTCGGAAAAATAatcttctgtcatcatttactaaccagaatgtttttttcttggaaTCAGCAGTTGAAATTGTTTCAGAATATTATGATATTAGAATAGAAATAGAACTATagatacaacccgaattccggaaatgttgggacgttttttttttaaatttgaataaaatgaaaactaaaagactttcaaatcacatgagccaatattttattcacaatagaacatagataacataacaaatgtttaaactgagaaattttacaattttatgcactaaaagagctcatttcaaatttgatgcctgctacaggtttaaaaaaagttggcacgggggcaacaaatggctgaaaaagcaagacattttgaaaagattcagctgggagaacatctagcaactaattaagttaattgatatcaggtctgtaacatgattagctatagaAGGGATGtgttagagaggcagagtctctcagaagtaaagatgggcagagctgtgaaagagtgcgtaaaaagattgtggaaaacaatgttcctcaatgtcaaattgcaaatctcatcatctacagtgcataacatcatcaaaagattcagagaaactggagaaatctctgtgcgtaagggacaaggccgaagacctttattggatgcccgtggtcttcgggccctcagacgacactgcatcactcatcggcatgattgtgtcaatgacattactaaatgggcccaggaatacttccagaaaccactgtcggtaaacacaatccgccgtgccatctgcagatgccaactaaagctctatcatgcaaaaaggaagccatatgtgaacatggtccagaagcgcgttgtgtcctgtgggccaaggctcatttaaaatggactgtttcaaagtggaaaagtgttctatggtcagacgagtccaaatttgacatttgttggaaatcacggacgccgtgtcctccgggctaaagaggagggagaccttcaagcgtgttatcagcgttcagttcaaaagccagcatctctgatggtatggaggtgcataagtgcatacagtatgggcagctggaaggcactatgaatgctgaaaggtgtataaaggttttagagcaacatatgctcccctccagatgacgtctgtttcagggaaggccttgtgtatttcagcaggacaatgcaaaaccacatactgcagctattacaacagcatggcttcgtcgtagaagagtccgggtgctgaattggcctgcctgcagtccagatctttcacctatagagaacatctggcgcatcattaaacgaaaaatacgtcaaaaacgaccacgaactcttcagcagctggaaacctatatcaggcaagaatgagaccaaatttcaacaccaaaactccagaaactcataaccttgatgcccagacgtcttcacactgttttgaaaagaagaggagatgctacaccatggtaaacatgcccccgtcccaactattttgagacctgtagcaggcatcaaatttgaaatgagctcattttgtgcataaaagtgtaaaatttctccctttaaacatttgttatgttatctatgttctattgtgaataaaatattggctcatgtgatttgaaagtcttttagttttcattttattcaaatttaaaaaatgtcccaacatttccagaattcaggTTGTAGTTTGCATGAATAATGTGAATGTTTTTTGGGTGAAGTGACTCTTTAACACAGAGTAGATTGTGAACGATAGTAAGTGGTGCTCGCAGGCCTCAGTAATGAGTTTCAGGACGGTGTGTTTACACAAGCGAGCGTGACGATGGGGTAAGGTCAGGGGGTCGAGGCTCTCAGTACAACACTCTTCAGTGTGGCTTTGactgcatgtttgtttgttggcATGAGCAAAACGACACGGATGTTTACCTGGACAAAAATAATCTGGGGTTTTAAGTCACACTAAGAGTTGTGTCAGACACATGAGAGACGCTGCTGTTAGAAACTGTACCTTATTCCTGTCCTGAACAACAAGCACTTTGCCGTTGGATTCATCCACAACAGCACCTTTAAACAAACACAGAAGATTCAAAATCACACACTGATGAAGATGAACAAATCAACGAGAAAAAGAACAACTGAGAGGGAACTCAGAGAGGAAATGTGCTCGACTTATTCATTGCTAGAATATTCCAAACGTGGGATTTCACCTTCATGGCATTCGGCTTTAATCAAACACAgcagacaaacacaaacacacacgcatcCTGAATCCCACCGCTGCCAGACTGAGCTCATGCTGTTGCCCGGGCATCTTTCCGGGCATGTTCAAACATGCCTGTGTCCAGCAGTCTGAGAAAGAGAGCTTGAACAGTGCCACCTGCTGGACCTGAAGACAGCTGCTGATTTAGAAGTCAAGAGTTTATCTGACTCACTGCAGAGACAATGAcgtccagctccacctctgtgGATGTAGAGTTATGGCCAGGGTTAGGGTGTGGTCATACCTTCTAGCTCCACCCACTACACTTAAATGACATCTAAAGAGGCGGAGCTTGACTTCACGCAGTTCTCATGTCTCTGAACAAACTCATCCTCTTACCAGCGACTCCTACTTGATGAGTGGCAAACGCAGGCAGTCTGTCTTCTCCGTGTCCGGCCCATAGGCTGAGAACGGCCACATCTCTGCGGGCGTGATGGAAGCTGAAGCCGAGACGTGCAGCCGCTGCAGACAGTCTGCTGAGAGAGATGGGGACATGCAGCCACACGGCGACCCGACGCTCTGAACGCCACTGATGCAGagacactaacacacacacacacacacacacagaaataaataaataattaaatataaatatatatatatatatatatatatatatacacagtaaagtttggacacattactgtttttaatgtttatgaaagaagtctcttctgctcattaaggctgcatttatttgattaaaaatacagaaaaaaaaacagtaatattgtgaaatgttattacagtttaaaataatggttttctattttaatatattttaaaatataatttatttctgtgatcaaagctgaattttcagcatcattactccagtcttcagtgtcacatgatccttcagaaatcattctaatattatttattatcagttttggaaacagttgtgctgcttaatattttttataacctgtgatttttttttttcaggattcaatgattaataaaaaagttaaaaaaagaacagaatcttttgtaacaaaataCACTAGCGTTCAAGAGTTTAGTGTCAggcatttttttccctttttttttttttttttgaaagaaattaatacttttattcagcacggatgtgttaaattgataaaaagtgatagtaaagacttatattgttaggaaagatttctatttttaattaatgctgtCCTTTTTAacgttttattcatcaatgaatcctgaaaaaagtatcacaggttataaaaaatattaagcagcacaactgtttccaacattgataataaataatattagaatgatttctgaaggatcatgtgacactgaagactggagtaatgatgctgaaaattcagctttgatcacaggaataaattacagtttaacttatattcacatagaaaacagctgttttaaattttaataatatttcacaatttttactttatttttatcaaataaatgcagccttggtgatctAAAACATGTTGAACtagtgtgtactgtatgtatattttatgttaatttaatcctgtaaataaataagcagttaaggtaatttttatttagccTACATTTTTTACTCAAAGTAAtgacaatataatatatatatataaaataaaacttgtgctgCACTGATTTCTGGAAAACCAGCTGTGCCCTTGAGTACATAACACTCggaaatacatacatacataacacGCAATGTCATTTACAGACATCACACTATATTCATGCATgacttcatttttattttttaatgtcatgttaTTTCCACTCATGTACCCCTCAGCAGCTCCTCAAACCCATCCTCGCTGATGTCCGGCGGAAAGTCTCGCACCGTCACGCCGCCGAACCGATCCACACTCCCGGACAGCAGAGGCCGGCAGAGCCGCTCCTGACAGCCGGAGCCGGAGCCAAACCGAACCGAGCCCGCAGAAATAAACCTGCGCTTACTGAACACTGAGGAGAACCTGCAAATCACAGAAGAGACCCTGCAGAACCCGCCTGACATGATCCAACTCACCATGTTACCAAAACAAGCCGCAGGAATGTCGTAATGACTCTATTACTCGCGCATTAAAGCTTTAAAGGGAcagtgcacccaaaaatgaaaattctgttatcatttagtTTCAATAAGATACATTATTTCTCATTGATTGTAGTACTGCTATAGCAGGCTACGTTAgcctatttattatttattttaatataattttattaatttatttttatttacgtATTTAATTGAATGAtatgttaatttaattttattttattttatcaatttatttatttatttatttactcatttatttatgtattattttgaatctagttttattatttttatttactcatttatttacatttttttttttttttgtcctagtgttaatattcattcattcatttcaatCTAATCCTTCCCTTTAATCACTGGTGGTACCGTGGTTCAATTATGCTAGATATAAGCAATCACATAAGGTTTTTGTGTCGATAAAGGTTGTATTGTGTAATAGTGAGATTTTTAAGGCCTTTTTATTTTAGGATTTACGGTACTGAACGGGGAGGAGCTGAACTTTCACATCGGGAAGTTTATATTCACATGTGGacggtgtttgtgtgtgtgttttaacacACATCTAATAACAGATCAAACATCATGTCATCAAGCAAGAAAGGCAAAGGGAAAAAGAGACTGAGTGAAGGAGAAGGAGACAGATCCGGGTTAATCTGTGATGAACCGGATTCATGTGTCCCGAGCGGCGGATTAACGGTCACAGACTTCATAGAGAGAGGTAACGGGAGCGCGCGACGTCAGGGGCGCGCAGTGGCTTCATTAATATAAGTTTGGAGAAATTAGTAAAATATGATAAACGTCCCCAATCAGTGCTTGACCCTATAATGGTTTGAAGGACGCGTCTTTTTGATACATACTCGCATGTTTAAATGTGCACTCAAGTCATTTTTTCTGATTTTactactatttatatatttatttaataaagtgCTGTATTTTTCATGGAGCGGGTCGCCCACTTATGGTTCACGCCATTTTGACATCACGTGACCAGCCATAACCAATAATAATACGaccactaataataaaaaaaaagtaaaatagtgacaatattaatataattacaatacaataattattattacaatataataattactGTTCTTATATgcataataatagttattattattattattattaatgacaataataataacatgtttactttatatttatcaaCCATTGCTGAAGTTGCTTTATAACCCATTAATATAAAAGTACttctaaacaaaacaattaaaactaaaacatgctaaaaaatgaatgaaatatgaGCGGAAAAACATGTACCAGCACAAACCCCCATGTCAATGTGCAGAAATAATTCAATAAACAAGCAAACAACATGCATTGGTTTGAACCTATAAGACACACAATGTCTAatattatattcaaatatattgtatttaaaatctGCGTTTGCATGTGATGACTGAATGAGTGTGTTTGCAGCGGAAGAGAAAGCCCCTCAGCGATGCCGTTCATATCTGGCTCAGATGAGTGTGAACACCATGAAGACTCTGAACATCTGTATCGGACGTCCTGTCCTGATCTCCAGCAGCGTGGGacagcaggtgtgtgtgtgtgtgtgtgtgagtgtgattaCATTTAATCTGGATTACATAACCAgattccaaaaataaaatacttgtaattagatCATATTCCCCtgatttcacagacaaggcttaagctagtcctaaaCTAAAATGCAGGTTTGAActgtaacttgcactgacagatCTTcgaatatgtcactgccattgttttgtctcaagacgcacaccagtaatgtttttttctagggtatgtttataaaagctacttaaataccctaattgaaataaagcctaatcctggtttagtttaagccctgtctgtgaaaccggcccatcgtgttttaaaaaaaggattagttcactttatgttttaaaatacacaatatCACAGTACAGTTACTATTTTATTggttacatgattacatattcaCAATgtcagtaaattattcataatttgatTGTCCCTCATTCTtctttaacttttaatttttaatttttaaaaaagccttTCGCTTATATATTTGGAAAGTCTTAAAATTTAACAACACATACATGTTCACGGTTCTCTGATGtcagttaatggtcacatgacatgcagctaaatatttcatcttttttagtaagtgttttgttgtgattgttttattttaatttttgtttttattttaatttgacaaataattattagcttttcatcaacttacgAAGCCCCTACATGTtgtaatgcacttcatgttgtttattacaaagaatggaatataatttttttctcttgttatttttatatcaatatggtacatTATTAACCTATTCAGatcaatgtgataaatgagttaggtcaaaagtaatccaaaagtagttTGATTAccttacattactttaaatgtttaaaggattagttcagaattcaaatgtcctgataatttactcacccccatgtcatccaagatattcatgtctttctttcttcagtggaaaagaaatgaaggtttttgaggaaaacattccaggatttttctccatatagtggacttcactggggttcaacgggttgaaggtccaaatgtcagtttcagtgcagcttcaaagagctctacacgatcccagacgaggaataagagtcttatctagagaaaccatcggtcattttctaaaaataataaaaaattatatactttttaaccacaaatgctcatcttgcactgctctgtgatgctccacgcattacgtaatcacgttggaaaggtcacacatgacgtaggtggaagtaccgatccagtgtttacaaagagaacgtgcaaagactaagacaaacgccctttacaaaaaaaggtaaaacaacgatatcagacgattttgaagttggaggagaaaatgagatggagtttttcgctctactgcagtacttccgcctacgtcacgcgtgacctttccaacgtgattacgtaatgcgtggagcatcacagagcagtgcaagatgagcatttgtggttaaaacgtatagaatttttttttttttttttttttataaatggctgatggtttctctagataagactcttattcctcgtctgggatcgtgtagagctctttgaagctgcactgaaactgacatttggaccttcaacccgttgaaccccagtgaagtccactatatggagaaaaatcctggaatgttttcctcaaaaaccttcatttcttttcgactgaagaaagaaagacatgaacatcttggatgatatgggggtaagtaaattatcaaaataatgtgaattctgaactgaactaatcctttaatgcagtGGTCTGTTACTAATAACTATAATTTTCATCATGTTATTTTACAGTTATCAGTTAAGGGTGAAATTGAAGAACGAACTGGTGTGACGTTTGCAGATCATTTGGAGATCTTTTATGCCCAGCAGTTAGATTGCCAGGGTGAATCAGTGTGTTGAAGCTGTGTGTGtcctgcaggtgtgtgtggcgtGGCCGACATCTCAGTTTCCCGGCAGGCGTGTTGGTCTGCAGTCCAGCGTTCAGTCGAGTCTGAGAGTGAAGTCTGGAGATCATGTGACCCTGCAGCCCATCACTGGAGCTGTGCTACAGGCTGAACACATCCAGCTGAGCCTCAGGTACCAGCTGTGTTACAGCCATACTTCAACAGACATCATAAACACAATGGGAAAGGTCATAATCGAAGATTCAGCTCAGGTGCAGTAAGGTTTTTCCTCAGTGCTGCAGTAACTGTGAGGGAATGTCGCCATCTGCTGGTGTGACTCTTCACTCTGTACAtaagaacataaaaatactattagttaactataataataactagcCTGGGACTACTGTTTGAACTTCTGATTATGTGTTACTGATGTAATGCATGTAAACAGTCCTTTTCTGATGTCCTTGCACATATGAATTAGTACATTTGATATAACTTTGCACAGACAAGGTTAGTAAGTGGTTTTATCAGTAGTTTAACACATGTAATGTTTCACATAGGAAGTATTGCGGCTatacttttgaataaatatttttataataaatatatttttatttataaaaattaatatacatgttaaaaatgaatatatatgaatgcaaacaaatataatatgatgtaaatgtatataaataaaaatgttttataaacatttaaaaacatttatatattttttaatatttatattataaatatattatattataaaaatatttatatattttaacaattttttataatattattttttaattttttacattttttataaacatttgtgaTTTGTAATCAGcattataaataagtataatataatatattatgaataaaaacaagtacaatataatataaatgtatataaataaaaatgttttataaatatttatcatttatatatatatatatatatatatatgttataaaaatattacaaattttaatattatcataatattaatatttttaatttttataaacatatttgtgatttttaatcAGCATTATTCCTCAAAAACTTGATTTACAGCTCAGGAATCGTCTTCTAATTTATGTTTGTTCAAATTGTTACAGTCCTGAAGACGGAgtgctgaacacagaagaatTCAGGAATTATCTTCTCCGGACCTTGGGTAACAAATGCTCTGATTTCCCAAAACCCCTTTGAATGATGGGATTGTTTTCAGACTCCTCACAAACATTATTGTGTCTTTCAGATAGTCGTGTTCT
Encoded proteins:
- the nudt6 gene encoding nucleoside diphosphate-linked moiety X motif 6 isoform X1 translates to MVSWIMSGGFCRVSSVICRFSSVFSKRRFISAGSVRFGSGSGCQERLCRPLLSGSVDRFGGVTVRDFPPDISEDGFEELLRVSLHQWRSERRVAVWLHVPISLSRLSAAAARLGFSFHHARRDVAVLSLWAGHGEDRLPAFATHQVGVAGAVVDESNGKVLVVQDRNKTKNAWKFPGGLSDLGENIGETAVREVFEETGIRSEFRSLLSIRQQHNHPGAFGMSDMYLICRLSPLSYVIDFCTQECLRCEWLDLNELAKTSETTPITSRVAKLLVYGLEKGFHNIDLTMEQLPAVYSGLFYQLYHRRLPETHSLQNKDSN